AGCGATTCATCAACTCAGATCAAGAAAGTTTCGGGGACCCATTTCAATGGCGTCGATTATAAGCACGGTTGGTGTTGGGTTCTCTTACAGCAAACTGTCCATTGAGGGCCACAGGCAAAGCAGGAGAGAAACCACCATCAGGAACCTACTTCGACTCTTTTATCTTGCGACAGTGTGGGTGACGCGAGGTCTgggggggtggtggtggtgagagCGGAGGGTCAGGGTATTACCGTATTAATCCGAAAATAAGGAAGAGCGAAGAGAAAAGTGGCGGATTTTGTTGTGGTTATGGAGCTCTCTAACGTCTCCTGATTGTCTAGACACGTAatgatttttggaaaaatataattgcaagtataattgtgcattaatctaTGCATTAAtgtaatgtgattagttaaaaaataaattttattaaaaatagtgttaatttaaattttaaatatgaataaatcaatattaatatacatataaatacgTGAttgtgtagcaaaactcatgaTTTTTTGTTCTAAGAAAAGACAAATTTCCAAGGGCATGGTAGTTTTGAAAATGCTCTGGTACATCTTCATTTCCTGGGTTacatttttatgtgattatcCTTTGAAATTAGTGACATAAATGTCAAGAGCTTTCtctattgttttgaaaaagaaaaaatttaattacaagtataattatgtattaatatgtacactaatttattataattaaataaaaaataaattttattaaaaatagtattaatttaaaatttaaatatgaaaaaattaatattgatacgtAGTTAATAGgtgactttatttatttatatgtaataaaactttttaaaaaaatgacatgaCGTTCCGCAATGTTGATAGGCATCTCCCAATTTGCAAAACTAAAAGGAGTGccatttttcttacttttatgatggataaattattaataattcattTATATCTATAGCAGttaagtttaataaaaaatatatatatctatatatgataTACAAAAATACTTTCCCCTTTAACAAGTTAGATTTTAAtgtctattttcttttaatttaatcttaattgaatttaaatataaCTAACATTATAATTTAGGAaagtttttattgaaaaatcaaATTGCATGGCAGCCCGCAGCTCAGTGCTCATGTCAGCATGTGCCCAATCCTACGGTTGGTATACTGCTCTcgtttatgtttgtaattatttattttatcattataatttttaaatttttatataaaataaaataaaaaatttatatttttaaattttaaaataaaaataatattaaaaatatatattttaataatattttaatttttatctcatttcatatatgAAAACGGCTATTATTCAACTAccttttatttactatttatgttatatgtatttggattttaaaaaaatattattttatttatttatttattctaaaaaGCTGTAAAGGAGTCGTTGTCTTATCATCTCTCTTCAACTTTAAGATGGAAATACCAATCAAAATTATAATCCAACGTACAGAATCCAGATTCCGTAAGGTTTCACCATCCAACGCTCCTAAATAAATCCACCGCTAAACCATAGGTCCATAACGCCATAAACCCTAACTGCCCTTCTTCCTCTCCCGCTTTATGCAACTCCTTGTGCAGCAGGAGAAGATCAAGAACCTCCACtcgctctctatctctctctctctctctctctgcacacacgtacccttttttattttacgaAACTAGAAAGCCATGCCTTCACTAGCCTTAGCTGATCCTCTTCTCTCCGATACCCCAAAGtacaagaaggagaagaagaacaagaagatgaagagtATGGAAACAGTAAACGCAACTCTAGAAGCCGATTCTCCGATTACCAataagaagacgaagaagaagcgAAAGGCTCTGGAGATCGAGGAGGCGGAAGAGGGGAGCGAGACGAGCTCGGAGCTATTTGATCCTGTGAACTGGAAGGCCGAGGATTcggagaagaataaaaaaaataagaagctGAAAAAGGGgaaggttgaggaggaggatgagGAGGGTCCAAATGCGGTGTCCAGGTTTCGGATTTCGGAGCCGTTGAAGGCCAAGTTGAAGGAGAAGGGAGTCGAGTCATTGTTTCCGATTCAGGCAATGACCTTCGATACCATTCTAGACGGTTCGGATTTGGTCGGTCGCGCGCGCACGGGTCAGGTATATTTTCTTCGCAAGTTTtattattgtttgaatttttgcATCTATCTTTGTACGTTGGCATTCCCATCAGTTATGTTGGCTCAGATCGAACTCCATGttgcattattttaatttatttttaacttttaattgcAAAGAAACTTGATAATTCATCTTCAAGTTTACAATTTTTCGTTGGTACCTATGAGTTAATCTAACCTGTTCCTAGTGAAATCTTGAACTTAGTTATGGTAGTTTTAACAATTCTACTAAATTATTGAATGATTTATATAACGAATATGGTTTAGAATCATGTATTTTTGGAGAGCATTTTGGATCGCGCTCACTTTGTTTGAATTGGATGAAACGTAGCAGTGATGCTTGGCGAGTTTGCATAAACTCTGGTTATTCTTTTGAGTCGATTGGTTGTTTAAGATCGCAGTGGTTACAATGCTAACTTAGTGTAATGAATCTGAGTTTTTCGGTTGTTATCAATGCCTTTTAACTTGTTAATAGCCAGTGAACTAGCAAGATGGAACAAAAAGAATGTCGTTTAGCTGGTACTACAACTTTTCTTGTTTGCATATTGAGCTGGGCTTTGTTTGTGATGTAGGGTAAAACGCTTGCCTTTGTGTTGCCCATATTGGAGTCACTCACGAATGGGCCGGCTAAAGCTTTGCGAAAAACTGGTTATGGGAGGGCACCAAGTGTTTTGGTACTGTTACCTACTAGAGAACTGGCCAAACAGGTAATATATGAGGGGCATTCAAGGAATTTATGCTTCTGAAAGTAACCTCTCGGTTGTCTAATTCTCATTTGAATTACTTCCAGGTGCATGCTGACTTTGAAGTTTATGGGGGAACGTTGGGGTTGGTTTCATGCTGTCTATATGGCGGAGCTCCATACCAAAGTCAAGAGGTTAAACTCAAGAGAGGGGTTGATATAGTCATTGGAACACCTGGTCGAGTTAAGGTAACCTTTATGATCATTTCATTTAGTGTTTATCTATGGAATGTGAAATGCAGAAATTTGTACTTATGTATTTACATTCCTAATAGATCCCTGCGAATTTATTTGTAGGATCACATAGAGAGGGGGAATATTGACTTTAGCTCTTTGAAGTTCCGGGTCCTTGATGAGGCTGATGAAATGCTGAGGATGGGTTTTGTTGAAGATGTTGAACTAATTCTAGGTATGTGGTTGCATAAATTGCTTGGGGCTTTTCATTTATGACTGGATTCTATTTTAAAGACACTTACAACTATTTATGTCATATTTTCCTAACTGAACTAGAAATCTATATAACCTGgtaatatttcaaaatgaaacACTACCTTTGAGACTGAAATTATTCCAAGTGTTACTACTTGAATGTGCCCGCTGCTGTTTATTTTCAGTTGTGGTTACATGGATTTAACAATGTCCTTTGGACTTTACAGGAAAGGTAGAAGATACAAGTAAAGTTCAAACGCTTCTCTTCAGTGCCACCCTGCCTGGCTGGGTTAAGCAGGTTAGTGTGTTACTAATTCCAATTATAATCTCTTTCTGAATTCCCCTTTCTGATCTGTGAGGTCACCTCTTTTATGATATATAGATGTTCTGTCAAATACTCAAATTATAGATTTTGTATCCATTTTATAATCTAATCCCACTCAAAGttctgttttctatttttagatCGCTTCTAGGTTTCTTAATCCAAGCAAGAAAACTGCTGACCTTGTTGGCAACGAGAAAATGAAAGCTAGTACAAATGTTAGGCATATTGTCCTTCCCTGCTCTAGCTCTGCAAGATCCCAGCTTATTCCAGACATTATTCGCTGTTATAGCAGGTTCATCTTTTCTCTTGtccaattataatttatagatgATGCTTTCAAGTCTTTGACTGGTGGAATTGtgtttcttattcttttttctgGTGGGATCATGTCTGATTTAGTGGAGGCCGGACTATTATTTTTACTGAAACAAAGGATTCTGCTTCTTCACTTGCTGGGTTGTTGCCTGGGGCACGAGCTTTGCATGGGGATATACAGCAGGCTCAACGTGAGGTTAGTTGGTGACGAACTTATGCTGTTCTACCttttgcccccccccccccctccctctccctcctcctcctcctcctctcttcttcaacaaaaaataatcttattattcgtttttatagaaaaatgaagGTTCTTCTTGCCTTGCTCAACTGCTATTCATCTGTTTGACTGTCCAATGGTTGCCATAGATAATGGGTTTTCCGGGCTCTCAAGGGGTCTAGCctttttaaaattacataatGTCTACTCTTTCGTTGAAAACTCTTAAGAGTCGTCTATGTTTCAGGTATTTAGCATTAAAAGAAGCATGGTGACCAATGATTTCTATATTTTCTCTTacctatcaaaacaaaaaaactttggAAGCAGGAGGATTATCATTTTCACTAAATCATTCCAAGTAGGAATAAGGGTGTAATGATTTTTTTACTGTTAATATTATTTGAGACATTTTTTCAGATCTCACATGTGATCTGTTTGGCATTCGCAGGTCACGCTTGCTGGCTTCAGGTCTGGAAAGTTCATGGCATTAGTCGCCACAAATGTGGCGGCACGGGGATTGGACATCAATGATGTGCAATTAATTATCCaggtttgtgtgtgtatgtgtacaAGATAGGTGTATATGTAGAATCTCTACAATGCTTATTATCTAGGTATTCTGAAATTGGTGCTTGTGCTTCAGTGTGAACCTCCTCGTGATGTTGAAGCCTATATCCACCGATCTGGACGCACAGGAAGAGCTGGTAATGGTTGACCTTGAAACTTTTGTTTTGAATCACCTGGAGTTATGTTGTACTGAGaggtcttattttttattttcctttaaggTAATACTGGAGTTGCAGTAATGCTCTATGATCCCAGAAAGTCCAATATATCTAAGATAGAAAGAGAATCTGGTGTGAAGTTTGAGCACATATCTGCTCCTCAGCAAGCTGATATTGCCAAAGCTGCTGGTGGAGAAGCTGCAGAGATGATAACCCAAGTCTCTGACAAGTATGCCTGCTCCTTTGTGGTATTATCTAGTGGATAATTATTGAGTGTTTGCTATTGGTGTTAATATACTTTGAAATTTCAGTGTAATTCCTTCTTTCAAATCTGCCGCTGAGGAGTTGCTGAACACCTCTGGTCTGTCAGCTGTTGAATTACTTGCAAAAGCTCTTGCCAAGGCTGCTGTGAGTCTCTTCTCCCATTCTGCCCTCTCAAATTATTCATTTcctattttttatgtatatgtTTTTGTGTTCATCTTCTTGCAAATTTGTTTACCTGCTTTTGCAGGGTTATACagagataaagaaaagatcactTCTCACTTCAATGGAGAATTACGTCACAGTACTTGTTGAGGCTGGAAGTCCAATCTATACACCAACGTGAGCACTTGAACTCtcacttcttctttttcaatagtTTCCTCCGGCACAAGTTAGACATTGGAATCTACTCATAATGATGATAATCCTTTGTGTCACAAGTAGAATGAGTAAATGTGATGGACATCAACATTGTATGTCAGTGGCTAAATTGTGCTAAAGCAAAATGAACTATGGATTTGGTGTCTGGAATAGTTTTGGACAAGCTTACATTTTCTCTGGAATTTCGGATTGTAGTATTTGGTTCCACTGGAGTAGTGCCTATCAAAAAACTGATTAAGGTTTCACCAGAATTAATTTTTAGGTGTCTTATATCCCTGTTATAGGTTAACTTCTGCCTGAATTCAAGTTTCTATGACTGTCTCTCAGATTTGCTTATAGAGTCCTGAGGAGATTCTTGCCTGAGGAGAAGGTTGAGGCGGTGAAGGGTCTTGCTCTCACAGCCGATGGAAAGGGTGCAGTGTTTGATGTTCCTGCTGAAGACTTGGATACGTTTCTTGCTGGTATTTTCAACTTCATAGTCATTAGTTTGTAATCAACAGGCGTTGTCTGTACTATAGGTTAATTTCAATTGCATCCTGAATTTCGTTAACACTCTTTTACTTGTAAAGAAAATTTGGTACAACATCATTATCGATTTAAGGATTGCTTCTTGGATGATTGCATATACTGGATATTTCCAAACTTTTGAATCTAAGTTCATTGATCATTTGTTCAacctcatatttatttatatatatatatatttttggattGCAGGTCAGGAGAATGCAGCTAATGTGAGCTTAGAAGTGTTGAAAGCATTGCCAAGCTTGCAAGAAAGAGAACAGTCAAGAGGGGGAAGATTTGGTAGTGGTGGTCGGGGTGGTTTTGGTGATAGAAGTGGGGGCAGGTTTTCTGGTGGAAGAGGTGGCaggggtggtggtggtggtggtttttCCGGCCGAGGAAATAATAGGTTTAACAATGGCTCTGGTGGGAGGGGTTATGGCAGCAACAACAAAAAATGGTGAAGTCTAAGCTGTTAGTATCAAGTAGCCATCGGTGAGCATTGGTTGAGGCAGAGTTGTGTGATAACGAAAGAAAATATTCGGTACAGGGAGTTTAGTGTAAAC
The genomic region above belongs to Carya illinoinensis cultivar Pawnee chromosome 4, C.illinoinensisPawnee_v1, whole genome shotgun sequence and contains:
- the LOC122307937 gene encoding DEAD-box ATP-dependent RNA helicase 7-like; this encodes MPSLALADPLLSDTPKYKKEKKNKKMKSMETVNATLEADSPITNKKTKKKRKALEIEEAEEGSETSSELFDPVNWKAEDSEKNKKNKKLKKGKVEEEDEEGPNAVSRFRISEPLKAKLKEKGVESLFPIQAMTFDTILDGSDLVGRARTGQGKTLAFVLPILESLTNGPAKALRKTGYGRAPSVLVLLPTRELAKQVHADFEVYGGTLGLVSCCLYGGAPYQSQEVKLKRGVDIVIGTPGRVKDHIERGNIDFSSLKFRVLDEADEMLRMGFVEDVELILGKVEDTSKVQTLLFSATLPGWVKQIASRFLNPSKKTADLVGNEKMKASTNVRHIVLPCSSSARSQLIPDIIRCYSSGGRTIIFTETKDSASSLAGLLPGARALHGDIQQAQREVTLAGFRSGKFMALVATNVAARGLDINDVQLIIQCEPPRDVEAYIHRSGRTGRAGNTGVAVMLYDPRKSNISKIERESGVKFEHISAPQQADIAKAAGGEAAEMITQVSDNVIPSFKSAAEELLNTSGLSAVELLAKALAKAAGYTEIKKRSLLTSMENYVTVLVEAGSPIYTPTFAYRVLRRFLPEEKVEAVKGLALTADGKGAVFDVPAEDLDTFLAGQENAANVSLEVLKALPSLQEREQSRGGRFGSGGRGGFGDRSGGRFSGGRGGRGGGGGGFSGRGNNRFNNGSGGRGYGSNNKKW